The following coding sequences are from one Eleginops maclovinus isolate JMC-PN-2008 ecotype Puerto Natales chromosome 13, JC_Emac_rtc_rv5, whole genome shotgun sequence window:
- the gabpb2a gene encoding LOW QUALITY PROTEIN: GA-binding protein subunit beta-2a (The sequence of the model RefSeq protein was modified relative to this genomic sequence to represent the inferred CDS: deleted 1 base in 1 codon), whose amino-acid sequence MSLVDLGKRLLEAARKGQDDEVRNLMANGAPFTTDWLGTSPLHLAAQHGHYSTADVLLRAGVSRDARTKVDRTPLHMAAAEGHAVIVELLVRSGADINAKDMLKMTALHWAAQHGHHGVAETLIKHGADVHALSKFDKTPFDISVDIQNTELMLLLQEGMQNQVNMNQVSMNVDTSGNTNQPQFIIQGIPSLQGGVVNLADLLNKANHGDSEEAMAASALDSNIQHATVVNEGGQRVITIVTDQHGNLQTRGGWPPPFFVTMQHGQQMLAVPANTVTEEVVTEEAQPPPSRKRKLEATNNNHSEGGETEMLQRQLLEANRKAQEYRTQLMRKEQEAEEYRIKLEAMSQTHPNNHPEEVVGGEEDEEGGVVEEEGEMVVLQEGGIIMEGEEGQVTLVETGGEATEVSS is encoded by the exons atgtcgCTGGTGGACCTGGGGAAGCGTCTGCTGGAGGCGGCTCGGAAAGGTCAGGACGATGAGGTCAGGAACCTGATGGCCAACGGAGCGCCATTCACCACCGACTGG TTGGGGACGTCTCCGCTCCACCTGGCTGCTCAGCACGGTCATTACTCCACGGCGGACGTGCTGCTGAGGGCCGGCGTCAGCAGAGACGCTCGCACCAAAGTGGACCGGACACCGTTGCACATGGCGGCCGCCGAGGGCCACGCCGTCATCGTGGAGCTGCTGGTCCGG AGCGGCGCCGACATCAACGCCAAAGACATGCTGAAGATGACAGCGCTGCACTGGGCGGCGCAGCATGGGCATCACGGCGTGGCAGAGACGCTCATCAAACACGGCGCTGACGTGCACGCGCTCAGCAAGTTCGACAAGACGCCATTCGACATCTCAGTGGACATCCAGAATACAgagctgatgctgctgctgcag gaGGGCATGCAGAACCAGGTGAACATGAACCAGGTGAGCATGAACGTGGACACGAGCGGCAACACCAACCAGCCTCAGTTCATCATCCAGGGCATCCCCTCTCTGCAGGGGGGGGTGGTGAACCTCGCAGATCTGCTCAACAAGGCCAACCACg GAGACTCGGAGGAGGCGATGGCGGCCAGCGCTCTGGACTCCAACATCCAGCATGCCACTGTGGTGAACGAGGGGGGGCAGAGGGTCATCACCATAGTAACGGACCAGCATGGAAACCTGCAGACG CGGGGGGGATGGCCCCCCCCCTTCTTCGTCACCATGCAGCACGGCCAGCaga tgcTGGCGGTGCCGGCCAACACGGTGACGGAGGAGGTCGTGACGGAGGAGGCgcagccccccccctccaggaAGAGGAAGCTTGAGGCGACCAACAACAACCACAGCGAGGGCGGAGAGACG GAGATGCTGCAGAGGCAGCTGCTGGAGGCCAACAGGAAGGCGCAGGAGTACCGGACACAGCTGATGAGGAAGGAGCAGGAGGCGGAGGAGTACCGCATCAAGCTGGAGGCCATGTCTCAGACTCACCCCAACAACCACCctgaggaggtggtggggggggaggaggacgaggaggggggcgtggtggaggaggagggggagatggtGGTGCTGCAGGAGGGAGGCATCATcatggagggggaggagggccAGGTGACGCTGGTGGAGACGGGAGGGGAGGCCACGGAGGTCAGCTCCTAA
- the anp32e gene encoding acidic leucine-rich nuclear phosphoprotein 32 family member E, whose product MDMKKRITLELRNRSPAEIAELVVDNSRSADGQVEGLTDAFTELEFLSMVNVGLSSLSKLPSLPKLHKLELSDNNLSGSLETLSEKCPNLTYLNLSGNKIKELSNVEALVNLKSLQSLDLFNCEITSLEDYRESVFELLPQVTYLDGFDQEDNEAPDSEAEDDDEDGEDGVAPVGDYDDEDDEDEDEDGSEGGEVGALSFQVNRAAQDEDDDDDEFGDEEEEEEHAGLQGEKRKRDVDDEGEDEEDDED is encoded by the exons ATggacatgaagaagaggatcaCCCTGGAGCTGAGGAACCGGAGCCCGGCGGAG ATAGCCGAGCTGGTAGTGGATAACAGCCGCTCTGCAGACGGACAGGTGGAGGGTCTGACGGACGCCTTCACTGAGCTGGAGTTCCTCAGCATGGTCAACGTGGGGCTGAGCTCTCTGAGCAAACTGCCCTCACTGCCCAAATTGcacaag CTGGAGCTGAGTGACAACAACCTGTCCGGCTCTCTGGAGACCCTGTCAGAGAAATGTCCCAACCTGACCTACCTGAATCTGAGTGGGAACAAGATCAAGGAGCTGAGCAACGTGGAGGCCCTGGTGAACCTGAAGAGCCTGCAGAGCCTGGACCTGTTCAACTGTGAGATCACATCCCTGGAGGACTACCGGGAGAGCGTGTTTGAGCTGCTGCCCCAGGTCACCTACCTGGACGGCTTCGACCAGGAGGACAACGAGGCGCCAGACTCCGAGGCTGAGGACGACG atgaggACGGGGAGGACGGAGTGGCTCCAGTCGGAGACTACGATGACGAGGACGATGAGGACGAGGATGAGGACGGTTCGGAGGGGGGGGAGGTCGGGGCGCTGAGCTTCCAGGTGAACCGCGCCGCCCAG gACGAGGACGACGATGATGACGAGTTTGGagacgaagaggaggaag aggagCATGCAGGGTTGCAGGGGGAGAAGAGGAAGCGAGACGTGGACGACGAGGGCGAGGATGAGGAGGACGATGAAGACTAG
- the plekho1a gene encoding pleckstrin homology domain-containing family O member 1-A produces the protein MKKSNQRGRGAQDSGPPALLQPEKSGWIRKFCGRGIFRELWRSRYLVLRGDTLYISDKEVKDERKAQEVLDLADYERSEELRKAKSRSKKNHSRFTLLRCRRPGGHAVPNLLFLAVSPEEKESWVNSLNLAIIKAKNRILDQVTIEEEGALVHPTRDRARIPHSRRLPTRGHLMAVASTSSHGMLTLDLVAEEDGFSPDYDADSRGSWEADLPRGGSCGQVAAVGFSGVGVRQRAGTDVSKLRVASKEPKVKTSSLPRGSELSWGKHTHLEPSKTPKSQQVLQAQSRTPQPGKRFSMQGRGRCASMDEVLSSRPAMIRSEFRSALKRCPTEEGSGGSGASLQPVGQLQSLIAQRMQRAQELLEEMRLQELQKAKAERERGGNSPYLKGIDSPCLHHLRGSDSPHSSKSSGSPRSRSSDSPRLRGRDSPRLRGRESARSKAKKIRSKGMDSPRSRGSSSPRPSDSPRPSDSPRPSDSPRLTVLDAAGLKLSLSSNREDDPPDSPPSPTGSDSPQVRGSQESPSEIPRSFPSSPPEKDLEVGRRRDEAERLLEEAVSSWQEAQQILQEVKELQSQTLRRQRRKTYEKESKAEEGGGDTPASPTSPEDEESETP, from the exons GGCGCGCAGGACTCGGGGCCGCCGGCGCTGCTGCAGCCGGAGAAGTCGGGTTGGATCAGGAAGTTCTGTGGCCGCGGGATCTTCAGGGAGCTGTGGAGGAGCCGCTACCTGGTCCTGAGAGGAGACACGCTCTACATCTCAGACAAAGAG gtgaagGACGAGAGGAAGGCGCAGGAGGTGTTGGACCTGGCTGACTATGAGCGTTCGGAGGAGCTGAGGAAGGCGAAGAGTCGCAGTAAGAAGAACCACAGCCGCTTCACGCTGCTGCGCTGCCGCCGGCCGGGGGGCCACGCC gtccCTAACCTCCTGTTCCTGGCTGTGAGTCCTGAGGAGAAGGAGTCCTGGGTCAACTCTCTGAACCTGGCCATCATCAAGGCCAAGAACCGCATCCTAGACCAG gtgaCCATTGAGGAGGAAGGAGCTCTGGTTCATCCCACCAGAGATCGGGCAAGGATCCCTCACAGCCGCCGGCTGCCGACCCGAGGACACCTGATGGCCGTG GCGTCCACCTCCTCCCACGGGATGCTGACCCTGGATCTGGTTGCGGAGGAGGACGGTTTCTCTCCGGACTACGATGCGGACTCCCGGGGGTCCTGGGAGGCTGACCTGCCTCGGGGGGGCTCCTGTGGACAGGTGGCGGCTGTGGGGTTTTCGGGGGTGGGCGTCCGGCAGCGAGCAGGGACCGACGTGTCGAAACTGAGAGTCGCTTCCAAGGAGCCCAAAGTGAAGACCAGCAGCCTGCCCAGGGGAAGCGAGCTCTCCTGGGGGAAGCATACCCACCTGGAGCCCTCAAAGACCCCCAAGAGCCAGCAG GTCCTTCAGGCCCAGAGTCGGACGCCTCAGCCTGGGAAGAGGTTCAGCATGCAGGGCCGCGGGCGCTGCGCCTCCATGGATGAAGTCCTCTCCTCCAG ACCTGCGATGATTCGCTCAGAGTTTCGCTCGGCTCTCAAGCGCTGCCCGACGGAGGAGGGGTCAGGGGGGTCCGGGGCCTCGCTGCAGCCGGTGGGTCAGCTGCAGAGCCTCATCGCTCAGAGGATGCAGCGAGcgcaggagctgctggaggagatgaGGCTGCAG GAGCTGCAGAAAGCCAAGGCGGAGCGAGAGCGGGGGGGCAACTCCCCCTATCTGAAGGGCATCGACTCCCCCTGCCTGCATCACCTCCGGGGCTCTGACTCTCCCCACTCCAG TAAATCCTCGGGTTCTCCTCGCAGCAGGAGCAGCGACTCCCCTCGTCTCCGGGGGAGAGACTCTCCCCGTCTGAGGGGGAGGGAGTCTGCTCGGTCCAAAGCCAAGAAGATCCGATCCAAAGGGATGGATTCGCCTCGCTCCAGAGGGTCCAGCTCCCCCAGACCCAGCGACTCCCCCAGACCCAGCGACTCCCCCAGACCAAGCGACTCCCCCCGCCTCACCGTCTTAGATGCAGCGGGTCTCAAACTGTCGTTGAGCTCCAACAGGGAGGATGACCCCCCTGACTCCCCTCCCAGCCCCACGGGGTCTGACTCCCCCCAGGTTAGAGGGAGCCAGGAGTCACCCAGTGAGATTCCGAGGAGCTTCCCCTCTTCCCCCCCGGAGAAGGACCTGGAGGTGGGCCGGCGGCGGGACGAAGCGGAGCGCCTGCTGGAGGAGGCCGTGTCGTCGTGGCAGGAGGCGCAGCAGATCCTGCAGGAggtgaaggagctgcagagccAGACGCTGCGGCGCCAGCGCAGGAAGACCTACGAGAAGGAGAGCAAGGCGGAGGAGGGGGGCGGGGACACGCCGGCCTCACCCACCTCCCCCGAGGACGAGGAGTCTGAGACGCCCTGA